Proteins encoded together in one Ogataea parapolymorpha DL-1 chromosome III, whole genome shotgun sequence window:
- a CDS encoding aldo-keto reductase gives MPRQFSLADGGKIHAVGLGTWQLEGNQGREAMVHALKSGYRMLDCAFSYGNQALVAEAIEQSGVAREDLFIVDKLANTWHSAAEECLDRTLAALKTDTLDLWLMHWPSPLNHHGNHPKCPTLPDGTVDFEKNWNYVKTWQTMIEIQKRRPEVKRLGVANFGIKELEAISVTGVLPLVNQVELHPSCNQENLHKYCIQKGIQLVAYSPLGSTGSALLHDPNLKAIAKKNNATVAQCLLSWGVANGWPVIPRSSSPDRLDQNLDILELSKEDVDAISRIGKASPKRYVTAPWHTFEEIV, from the coding sequence ATGCCAAGACAGTTTAGTTTAGCAGACGGCGGCAAGATTCATGCTGTGGGTCTTGGCACGTGGCAGCTGGAGGGGAATCAAGGACGGGAAGCTATGGTACACGCATTGAAAAGCGGCTACCGCATGCTAGACTGCGCGTTCTCGTATGGCAACCAGGCCTTAGTCGCAGAAGCGATCGAGCAATCCGGAGTGGCACGCGAGGACTTATTCATCGTGGACAAGCTTGCAAACACTTGGCattctgctgctgaggagtGCCTAGACAGAACGCTTGCCGCGCTAAAAACAGACACCCTAGACCTATGGCTGATGCACTGGCCTTCGCCATTGAACCATCATGGTAACCATCCCAAGTGCCCCACGTTGCCTGACGGCACTgtggattttgaaaagaatTGGAACTACGTGAAAACATGGCAAACGATGATTGAGATCCAAAAGCGACGGCCCGAGGTCAAGCGATTGGGCGTCGCCAACTTTGGcatcaaagagcttgaagCCATCAGCGTGACAGGCGTGTTGCCACTAGTCAACCAGGTTGAGCTACATCCGTCGTGCAACCAGGAAAATCTGCACAAATATTGTATACAGAAAGGAatccagctcgtcgccTACAGTCCTCTAGGCTCAACAGGATCTGCGTTGCTCCACGATCCCAACCTCAAGGCGATTGCTAAAAAGAACAATGCGACGGTGGCGCAATGTCTGTTGAGCTGGGGTGTAGCAAATGGATGGCCGGTCATCCCGCGCTCGTCGTCTCCAGACCGGCTGGACCAGAATTTGGACATTCTGGAGCTCTCGAAGGAGGACGTGGACGCCATTTCCAGAATAGGCAAGGCGTCACCAAAACGGTACGTAACTGCTCCGTGGCATACTTTCGAGGAGATTGTTTAG
- a CDS encoding putative secreted protein — MSCTCCTKPLRSASSLQKDPFYVHTSTVFDSLTCQFLTDVSFKVDPTTGLITQVLHKENDLQVSTTDIDLRGKIVMPGFVDAHTHIFLHSYDEADNAKQKRDESFVERVIRATNHCRTALMAGYTTYRDLGSEGMQEADANFRDAVNRGIAVGPRLFVATKVLTSVAGIKTHTENTIGGTRLPVTSEECDGEDEIRKAVRRRIGLGCDVVKFFADYRKRIMRYPPAIPHPYVSSVMFPPDNPNPDVVLYTQKEMNVICEEARNADCPVAAHCATNRGAVMAARAGAHTIEHGFWCDTDTLAVLKENQCILVPTLAIAERLYGSAFAGLLAKTHEAWKMGLIQACGGDTGTFNHGENVREAELFLEAGIPLEDTLRSLTYHGWLACGGDLCGRKFGWLAEGTAADMVALDEDPRQNAKALRHVSFVMKDGRVYKKDGKQILN, encoded by the coding sequence ATGTCCTGTACCTGCTGCACAAAGCCACTAAGATCGGCGAGTAGCTTACAAAAAGATCCCTTCTATGTTCACACGTCCACGGTGTTTGATTCTCTGACCTGCCAGTTTCTAACGGACGTCTCGTTCAAAGTGGACCCAACGACTGGTTTAATCACGCAAGTTCTACACAAAGAGAACGATCTGCAAGTTTCCACCACCGACATTGACCTCAGAGGCAAGATCGTGATGCCGGGGTTTGTGGACGCGCACACTCatatttttcttcattcctacgacgaggccgacaaCGCCAAGCAGAAGCGGGACGAGAGCTTTGTGGAGCGGGTCATCCGAGCTACCAATCACTGCAGAACAGCGCTCATGGCTGGTTATACCACTTACAGAGACCTAGGGTCGGAGGGGATGCAGGAGGCAGACGCAAATTTTAGAGACGCCGTCAATAGAGGCATTGCAGTGGGTCCACGGCTATTTGTCGCCACGAAGGTGTTGACGTCAGTTGCTGGCATCAAGACGCACACAGAGAACACAATTGGGGGCACACGACTGCCTGTGACCAGTGAAGAATGTGACGGCGAAGATGAAATTAGGAAAGCCGTGAGACGGCGAATTGGACTTGGCTGCGACGTAGTCAAATTCTTTGCCGACTACCGCAAGCGTATCATGCGGTATCCGCCGGCCATACCGCACCCATATGTCTCGTCGGTGATGTTCCCGCCAGACAATCCCAACCCGGATGTGGTGCTCTACACGCAGAAGGAAATGAACGTTATTTGCGAAGAGGCCCGAAACGCAGATTGTCCTGTCGCGGCGCACTGTGCAACCAACAGAGGCGCAGTGATGGCTGCAAGGGCCGGTGCACACACCATCGAACACGGCTTTTGGTGCGACACAGACACTCTGGCAGTGCTAAAGGAAAACCAATGCATTCTGGTTCCGACTTTGGCCATTGCCGAGCGGCTGTATGGGTCAGCGTTTGCAGGCCTGCTTGCCAAGACACATGAGGCCTGGAAAATGGGTTTGATTCAGGCATGTGGCGGTGATACAGGCACTTTCAACCACGGAGAAAACGTGAGAGAGGCAGAACTTTTTTTGGAAGCAGGCATTCCGCTCGAAGACACTCTAAGGTCGTTGACGTATCACGGCTGGCTGGCATGTGGCGGCGATTTGTGTGGCAGGAAATTTGGCTGGTTGGCGGAGGGCACCGCCGCCGACATGGTAGCTCTTGACGAAGACCCTCGGCAGAACGCTAAAGCCTTGCGACATGTGTCCTTTGTAATGAAAGACGGCCGCGTGTACAAGAAAGATGGAAAGCAAATACTTAATTAA
- a CDS encoding amino acid transporter, with protein MSESKVKTTEVVDEVTSVEDFEPLVQTIRKLEESVEDVGYKRQITGRQVLMITFGAGIGTGFWVGMGSALRQGGPFGIVFAYTINAYIVYVMFIQTGEMTAYQPIHGGFINQTDMYLDKAICFAQGINFAFNWMVVLAAELTAGISILRYWDTNGRVTTAEYIAIFAAIYIAGNVWPIRAYGYIEYVQSFIKIVAMAGITLFMFIGTCGGLPNTGPIGYKFWKNPGWIRNGIQGIVLAFSQSGFSFGGGEHIAIVAGEVKNPRTFIPRCTQPIFWRLCVFFIGNAWLITMNVPYDDETLNNASGSLASPYIIAMKRGGVKILPDILNALILLSVISCGNSSVYIGSRSLVACADLKVIHPVFGKKDSKGRPVLSLLTVFVIGLALAFLNCSKTGEQVYNWFNSLCALNGYFTWLCIYWSHYRFRAGLKAQGINYRTLPLYDRFFPWTTYTATFIILVLFIGQFYIGLYPLGGSTMSAADRAENFFLTYLCVPLFGLCWLYYKLRFKTKLVKPEDMNFSYAKKWDEIEELRATEKKKPSQIGVFVERYLA; from the coding sequence ATGTCTGAATCTAAGGTGAAAACAACAGAGGTGGTTGACGAGGTTACCAGTGTGGAGGATTTCGAGCCTCTAGTTCAAACAATCCGGAAGCTGGAAGAATCTGTCGAGGATGTTGGCTACAAGAGACAAATCACTGGTCGTCAAGTCCTTATGATAACATTTGGGGCGGGTATCGGTACTGGTTTCTGGGTCGGTATGGGTTCAGCTTTGAGGCAAGGTGGTCCTTTTGGCATTGTATTTGCTTATACAATCAACGCTTACATTGTTTATGTCATGTTCATTCAAACTGGAGAAATGACGGCCTATCAGCCTATTCACGGTGGTTTCATTAACCAGACTGACATGTATCTTGATAAAGCAATTTGTTTTGCCCAAGGAATTAACTTTGCTTTTAACTGGATGGTTGTTCTGGCAGCAGAGCTTACCGCGGGTATTAGCATTCTTCGTTACTGGGATACTAATGGAAGAGTGACAACTGCCGAATACATTGCGATATTCGCAGCAATCTACATTGCTGGAAATGTTTGGCCAATCAGAGCTTACGGATACATTGAATACGTGCAATCATTTATCAAAATTGTTGCCATGGCTGGTATCACTCTCTTTATGTTTATCGGAACCTGTGGAGGATTACCCAACACTGGACCAATTGGATATAAGTTCTGGAAGAACCCTGGCTGGATAAGAAATGGAATTCAAGGAATAGTGTTGGCCTTTTCACAATCTGGATTTTCTTTTGGCGGAGGTGAACATATCGCCATCGTTGCAGGTGAGGtgaaaaatccaagaacGTTTATTCCCAGATGCACCCAGCCCATATTTTGGAGGCTTTGTGTGTTTTTCATTGGCAACGCCTGGCTGATCACAATGAATGTGCCATATGATGATGAAACACTTAATAATGCTAGTGGATCCCTTGCTTCGCCATACATCATTGCTATGAAAAGGGGAGGAGTGAAGATCCTCCCTGATATTTTGAATGCGCTCATTCTACTTTCCGTCATCTCATGTGGCAACTCCTCCGTGTACATTGGATCTCGATCACTTGTTGCTTGTGCAGACTTGAAGGTCATCCACCCGGTATTTGGCAAGAAAGACTCCAAGGGCAGGCCCGTTCTGTCTCTTCTGACTGTGTTTGTGATTGGCCTTGCCTTGGCGTTCTTAAActgttcaaaaactgggGAGCAAGTGTACAACTGGTTTAACTCGCTGTGTGCCCTGAATGGATATTTCACCTGGCTTTGCATATACTGGTCACATTATCGCTTCAGAGCTGGTCTCAAAGCGCAGGGCATCAATTACAGGACGCTGCCTCTTTACGACAGGTTTTTCCCGTGGACGACATATACTGCCACTTTCATTATCTTGGTCCTATTTATAGGGCAATTCTACATTGGATTGTATCCTCTTGGAGGAAGCACAATGTCGGCTGCTGATAGAGCAGAGAATTTTTTCCTGACCTACCTTTGTGTTCCTCTCTTCGGCCTTTGCTGGCTTTATTACAAGCTCAGATTCAAAACCAAACTGGTGAAACCAGAAGACATGAATTTCAGCTATGCCAAAAAGTGGGACgagattgaagagctgCGAGCCACcgaaaagaaaaaaccATCCCAAATTGGCGTGTTTGTTGAAAGGTACTTGGCGTGA